The window CGGAAGAACATTTGCCTAGGTATTGCTAGAGGTTTGGCCTATCTACATGAAGAATCCAGAATAAGAATAGTGCATCGGGATATCAAGACAAGCAATGTGTTGCTGGATAAGAATTTCAATGCTAAAATCTCTGATTTTGGCTTGGCAAAACTTAATGAGGATGGTAACACGCACATTAGCACTCGGATTGCTGGAACCATGTAAGTCCATTTACAATTAACTCTAACATTTCTTAAAAATTGAAGAGTTGATCTTTGTTGTAACGAAAACTAAGGTGAACCTCTGAACTGAAACTCAAATGCTATTATTCAATTCCTCATCACTACCAAGGATTCAAAACAATATTTTCTTTGTTCACTTACTTTGGCCCTTCTCTGCAGTGGTTATATGGCTCCTGAGTATGCCATGCGTGGCTACTTAACCTCAAAAGCAGATGTCTATAGCTTTGGAGTTGTTGCACTAGAAATTGTTAGTGGAAAGAGCAATACAAACTATAGGCCAAAGGAGGAATTTGTCTACCTTCTTGACTGGGTAACTAAACACATTGAATTTTGTTTCTTTTTTCTTCCCTCGGTTATGATTGCTAGTTTTTTTTACAGGCAATTCCTTAATTTGCAAACTTCAGATATTAATATGATTTTGTGAAAGAATATTGAAATGAATTTTCTTAGCAACAGTCACTGCTTCAATAATTAATTCAGCTTAGGGAAACAATAAAATATGAAAACTATTTTCAATGATCGACCTTTGCATATAATTGTTGTCAATTCTTCGTTTTAGTTTCCTCACCATACTTTTCTCAAATTGGTTATATTTCAGGCTTATGTCCTGCAAGAGAGGGGCAGTCTATTGGAGTTAGTTGATCCAGCCTTGGGTTCAGAATATTCATCAGAGGAGACAATGGTGATGCTAAATGTTGCTCTCATGTGCACCAATGCCTCTCCTACTCTAAGGCCTAAAATGTCCCAAGTTGTGAGCATGCTTGAAGGAAGAACAGAAGTCCAAGACCTTCTTTCTGATCCTGGCTTTTCAGCCGTGAATTCCAAGTACAAGGCCATCAGAAACCACTTCTGGCAACATCCAAGCCGCACTCAAAGCATGTCAATCAACTGTCCATGTACCGATACCTCTAGTCCATACAACGAATCAGAAGAGAGTGGCCATCTTTTGAGCCTCAGTTCAGTTAAAGCTGATGAACACATTATTTAGTATTTTAGGAGTCAAGAACCTTTTGTATATTCCATCTCTTCTTCTAGCAACCTAGTCCTTTATATCTTCAAGAGTGAGTGCAGTTAAAGCTGATGAGCAAATTGTGTAGGTACAGTTCCACATCGTAAATATGAGATTTTGAGATAGCTAGGCTACTAAGATGCATGCCAAGCAACATCAAGAAGCGTAATGCTACTCCTATCAGCTCCAATGGAATACACTCAAAACTCCTATCCGGGATCAGACCAAGATTAGCACTCAACCCTTAGGTTTAGAAATTTTGAGTATTCACATCAAAACAGTCCCAAATCTTAATGATTATGTCAACTCGATAACTAGAAATGTAACGAAAAACTGGAGTGGATCCAACAACCAGATCATCATAATTAGAAGTTAGAACCCCCAAATCTTGAAACTATAATTTTTATAATAGAGCTCCTAAATCTTCAAACTACAGATAAAACCAATCTTCCAAGATGGCAAGATGTGCTACAAAATTTATCAATTCATCATATCTACATACTCACAGCTAGGAATATATGAACACAGTAAAAAAGTAAAAGTAAAAGAAAATATGTAAATAGTAAAACTTAGAAAGTTTCGAAGACATGCCCCGATCACGTGACATTGCCAACTTAACCGAATGAGAATGAAACATTGGATCTGCTTTGAAGCTCCAGATCTCTCAAACCCAATTTCCCTAGTCCTCAAAGCCACCGCAGTTAAATTTTCAGCCCCTGAATTTGCTTAAAGCTTCCAAACTTTGTGAAGAAATGGCCGCGGTCGAAGTGCACCGTTTTGCTGAGTGCATCACTTGCCATGCTTGGAGCCCTGATCGCTCAAGTAATGTTTCTGGGTTTTGGTTTCTCATATTTTTCTGTTCTATTTTGGATTGTTGGGCTCTATAAAGATTGAAGCTTTACTAGTGTCTGGTAATTGAAGGGTATTTACTATGTGGTTTATTGGCTTAAAGATCAAATTTTGATTGAAAATTTTGTGATTTGATGTTGTTTTTGTAGTGCTGGCGTTTTGTCCAAATAACAATGAAGTTCACATCTATACTCTGATGCAATCCAAATGGGAAAAGCTGCATGTTCTTCAGAAGGTACTGTGTTTCAGACTCATGGGCTTGCAATCATAGTTGTCGAAATCCGGTTATAATGTGATATTATAATGCAAACTTGAGAGAGATGCAACTTGGGGACTATAGTTTTAGTTGAAAACAGTTAGAGAGGAGTTGGAGTGGTAGTAGTGAAAATGTAGTATAACTCATTAGGATGATTACTTGGAGTTGTCACAGGATGATTGCTATGACATGTCAAGCACTTCCTCCCTGTAATGTGATAGTTAAGTGATACAAACTTGATGGCTACATGGAATGTCATCTCATTTCACTGTTTTGTTGTCTCCATTTTTTGTCCTTGGTATAACTGATCAGTAGTCAAAAAGTGAAATTGGTAAGGTTAAAATTAAATGAGGATGTGTATATATTCTGGGTTTTGATAAATTTGTGATCTCTTTAACAATGATTTTGTTTGGGTTTTGTATTTTTTTTTTTTCCGCCTGCATACTTGATAAGGAATTGAGGATATAGGTCCCTGCTTGAAGGACATTATTTAGTAGAGTCTCTTATAAATGCTAGCAGCATTTTAGGTGTTGTGGATGAAGAGGGATAAGAGGAATATTGAGGGGCAAGGGATGAAGAGGGGGGTCGGTAGGATGAATCCCTTTTTGGGACTCCCTTTGCCTGAGTATAGGGATGATTTATGTTTCTTCATGCAATCTCTTATGCATGGAATGCTGTAGTATTTACTCTCTATTAATTGCTTTTCTTTTACTTTGCTTTAAGTTCTTGAGTTATGGTAGAGGACTTCTTTTCCCCTTCATTGTATTGGTTTTCTTATCATAAAAAAAACTAAAATACGAATCGAAGTTTGAAGAAGGGGAAGGAGAAGTAGTCCTTGACCTGCAATGGATAGAGGAGGGTTTATTTAATCACATAGTTTGGGCTCCTAGAATATGGCGCCCTTTGGGGCTTTCTATTTGATTGTATCGAAAGGCCCAATCCTCGGGCTTTATGAACTTTTTGTACGTCGTATGCCGACGTTTTTTGAAACATTTCCAATTGTTCAACCCTTTTGCTATGGTTAGTTTAATGTATTTGCTTAGGATTGATTGATATATCTGTTGTCATTGATTGTGAAGTCATTACACACAACTAATATAATGGTGGTTCATTCACAGCATGACCAAATTATTTCGGGGATAGACTGGAGTTCAAGGTCAAATAAAATAGTTACTTCATCTCACGATCGGAATTCGTGAGTACCTATCTGGTTTGACATATATTTATTTTGTAGTATTTATAAGAAATGACTATATTGACATGAAATTTGGTCTCTCTCTCTCTCTCTCTCTCACTCAGATACACACGAACACACAAATTATATGTTTCTATATCATTCCATTTTATTCATTAATCTCTATTTTGCAAACTTTCTATTCTGTTTAGTTATGTCTGGAATCTAGAAGGATCAGAGTGGGTACCAACACTTGTTATCCTTCGGCTAAATCGTGCTGCACTGTGTGTTCAGTGGAGTCCAAAAGGTATTGGAGCACTTCAATTTCTAAATCTGAAATCTTCTGGACTGTACCGTTTTTAATGAACTACCCAATTATAACTCTGGGCTTATTATACTTATATATCACCTTTTTGGGTCATGATGTCCTTCCACACCATCATGTACAATGAGGAGTCCAGATTAAGACCATTATGATATTGGACTATATATGTCTAACTTTCAGTCATTAAGATTAATGTTAACTTTTATTAAGGTAATAATTATGATCTGTTGAATGTATTAAACTACGTATTTATAAGTATTCCAGTCGTATCATTTGATGGTCCAGATGGTATGTTATGCACTTTTTTTGGTTCAGGGAATTATGTAAGAGAACAACCTCTGAAGGTGCAAATAAAAGTAAATAGGTAAATAAGGAAAAATCAGAGAAGAGAGTGGAAGGGTTGTGGAAAATGACAATTGGTCTGCTTTCATTGTAAGGCAAGGATCAGCTAGTTTTTCTAAATTTGATGCTTCATGTTGCTCTGTGCTCTTATAAATTTTCTCATGTGTGCACTTGTCCAGAGTATCTTTATCACATAATTGGAAATACCAAAAGCATCATTTTATACGAAAGTTGTGTATTCTACATTTATATGAGAACTTGATTTTCATCTTCTGAGAAATTGATTACAATGGAAATAAATTATGCACATCCATCAGGTAGTAAAAACTTTGAAGTAAGTATTTTATATTCACCATAGTCACCAGTAGTTCCCTTGACGAGTTGTGTTGACCAACTTGTTTCACAAATTGCCCTTTTTTCTGGTTTGGTTTCACCTTTCATGGTGATGCCCCATTGTTTGTTGTGTATAACTTCTTAAGAATCCAAATGTAAATGTATATTATTCACTATTGCTGTTTTCTGTATCCTCAGAAAACAAGTTTGCTGTCGGAAGCGGGGCAAAAACTGTTTGCATATGCTACTATGAGCAAGAGAATAACTGGTAATCAACCTATTGCAGTTGTGTAATTTATTTTTGTTCATATCATGTGATAGGTGATTAGTACAATATCATTTAATGTACAATTGCTTGAACTTGGATTGTTTTTGTTGGTTTATTGTTAAGTCTTTACCTTTTTCAGGTGGGTCAGTAAACTTATCAGAAAAAGACATGACTCTTCTGTTACAAGTGTTGCTTGGCATCCCAATAATGTACGTATATTCTCCAGCACAACATGTTTCATATCAATCATATGCTTATTGTAGATAGTTACATGTGTATAGATTAGCACCAACCTATTTTGGAAAGATCCATGGTAGTTATTGTTTTCATAAATACTAGCCTTTTTGCGCGCATTGCAGAAAGAGCCGCGCTCGCGCTCGCGTTTTTATTTTTTATTTTATCTTGAAAAAGTCGGTTGTGTATTGCCACATCTCTTTTGTTCTTTATTTCTTTTTATTTTACTTTCTGTATAGGCATTTAACCGTTGGAAATGATTATTGTTTGCTTGTTTGTTATTGATTCTAAGAATACAGGCATTTATCATGTTTAGCTATTCATATTTTGCTTATTGTTTACAGATTCTTCTTGCAACAACATCTACAGATGGAAAATGCAGAATATTTTCCACTTATATTAAGGTCGTCGATGCAAAGTATGTTACACATAGGTTTAGAGCTGCATTTATCATCAGTAGTCCATTTCTTATGCTAATTTCATTACATATAACTGTAATGCTTGTTGCAAATTCCCAGGGAATCAAAAACAGGTTCATCTTCAGATTCAAAGTTTGGGGAGGTACAAAATCTATCCTTGTAAATCGTATATTTTATTGTGGATTTTTTTCTTTTTCTTTTTCTTTTTAATAACGTGTCTCTATATCCAGAATTAATCTGGTATAGATGTCAAGAGTTTGTTCCTGATGCTTCCATTTTTCTTTATTAAATGATTATTCTTTATTGGCTTAGACTCGATAGAATTTCTCATTATGAATATTGCAACAGTATTTTAATAGTAAATATGTTAAAGTCTAGCTAGTTCGTGAAAAGAACAATAAAATTTAGCCTATTTTGAATAAAGGCATGCAATAGGATGTACAAAGCTTCAGTAGTTACGGTTTTATCTTCTGTTTTGTTTGTACTGATCTGTTATTTCATACAGAACTCTGATGATTATATTTTCAAGAACTAATGTTCTATTCTAACCTGCTTGGTTTTCTGATATAAATTTAATTCTCGATTTAAAGGTATCGATTCTCTGTACAAGCCATAAGTTAAGATCCTAGCTTGCTTCTGCTGTGGACTGGCCATTTGTTTTTTAGCTACTTTATGTATGCATTTTATGAGATATTTCAAGCAAACCTGATCTTTTATTTTTATGGTGAAACAGCTAATACTTCAGCTTGATCTATCGTCTTGTTGGGCATTTGGTGTGAGGTGGTCACCAAGTGGCAACACCTTAGCATATGTAGGTCAGACATATCGTCCCTCTGTATTTATTATAAGCTCCTGTTTGGTTTAGCATATATTGATAGGTATTATTTCAATTACCAGTTTGCTAGCTGGCATTACTAGCTTTATTCTAATCATTTCTGCGTCTTGACTATACAGGCCATAACTCTATGATTTACTTCGTCGATGAGGTGGGACCTTCTCCTTTGGCTCAAAATGTTGCATTCCGTGATTTGCCTCTCCGTGATGTGGGTCAGCATCCTCTCTTCTTAACTTTTTGACACTATAGATATCTTCTCCATATATAATTTTTCTATCTGAACACTGCCAATCAATTCAG of the Fragaria vesca subsp. vesca linkage group LG6, FraVesHawaii_1.0, whole genome shotgun sequence genome contains:
- the LOC101300077 gene encoding actin-related protein 2/3 complex subunit 1-like — translated: MAAVEVHRFAECITCHAWSPDRSMLAFCPNNNEVHIYTLMQSKWEKLHVLQKHDQIISGIDWSSRSNKIVTSSHDRNSYVWNLEGSEWVPTLVILRLNRAALCVQWSPKENKFAVGSGAKTVCICYYEQENNWWVSKLIRKRHDSSVTSVAWHPNNILLATTSTDGKCRIFSTYIKVVDAKESKTGSSSDSKFGELILQLDLSSCWAFGVRWSPSGNTLAYVGHNSMIYFVDEVGPSPLAQNVAFRDLPLRDVLFLSERLVIGVGFDCNPMVFAADERGIWSFIRFLGERKITSSAPKYGSQLSGAFRTLYGQPKHGLNNDTNDHSRPQGTVHENCINCIVPLGTSGSSKVMRFSTSGLDGKVAVWDLENQADLSEYL